A genome region from Osmerus mordax isolate fOsmMor3 chromosome 27, fOsmMor3.pri, whole genome shotgun sequence includes the following:
- the LOC136936980 gene encoding phospholipase A2 inhibitor and Ly6/PLAUR domain-containing protein-like — protein sequence MKLILTISITWALLLTVESLQCFECDPPCTSEVLTTCPSSSDSVCLTHTLFVDKTITKGKYCTQSVECRTRLNVQLDYSLNFGVDPMSESVLCCDSDGCNKQTLPVPSQDPNGLQCDSCSSYSDTVCNTPANCVGLEDTCAVVNVSTGVVKGCISSNLCSASLMATFVASATEDGISCGSVKNIAGNATNVLNIIFPTAGSVTTTHLFTKQPTTPQAQTTDSKNTAPSTGPLSVVLMPVWLTMMVKLTY from the exons ATGAAGCTGATTCTGACTATTTCCATTACCTGGGCTCTTCTCCTCACAG TGGAATCGTTGCAGTGTTTTGAATGCGATCCACCATGCACAAGTGAAGTTTTAACCACCTGCCCATCAAGCTCAGACTCAGTATGTCTGACACATACCCTGTTCG TTGATAAAACAATTACAAAGGGAAAGTACTGCACACAATCGGTGGAGTGCAGAACACGTCTGAACGTTCAGCTGGATTATTCACTGAACTTCGGTGTCGATCCGATGTCTGAATCTGTGCTCTGCTGTGACTCAGATGGCTGCAACAAACAGACTCTACCTG TCCCCAGTCAAGATCCAAACGGCCTACAGTGTGATTCCTGCAGTAGCTACTCAGACACTGTGTGTAACACCCCGGCAAACTGTGTCGGACTGGAGGATACATGTGCTGTGGTCAATG TAAGCACGGGTGTCGTCAAGGGCTGTATATCATCAAATCTGTGCAGTGCGTCTCTGATGGCCACTTTTGTGGCTTCTGCAACTGAAGATGGGATTTCTTGCGGTAGTGTGAAGAATATCGCAGGCAACGCTACCAATGTGCTGAATATCATATTCCCTACTGCTGGTTCTGTGACTACCACCCACCTCTTTACTAAACAACCAACCACTCCCCAAGCCCAAACTACTGATTCGAAAAATACAGCCCCTTCTACTGGTCCACTGAGTGTGGTCCTCATGCCAGTGTGGCTTACTATGATGGTCAAACTTACCTACTAA